A genomic stretch from Ursus arctos isolate Adak ecotype North America unplaced genomic scaffold, UrsArc2.0 scaffold_21, whole genome shotgun sequence includes:
- the MTERF2 gene encoding transcription termination factor 2, mitochondrial has translation MVAISQWTAGMLWKLLIRSQPCRLCSFRKMLLASKYRPSLVRFTYTTDHQSNRENKRTVEKLSKFSVDIRKIRRLKGWVLFEDKTYVEEIANVLQQLGADEAAIASILERCPEAIVCSPTTFNTQKELWQLVCKNEQELVKLIKQFPESFFTVKDQETQKLNIQFFQELGLKDVVISRFLTTASNIFLNPVEKNKQMISILQESYLNLGGSKANLKVWLLKLLSQNPFILLNSSAAIKETLEFLQEQGFTNSEILQLLSKLKGFLFQLCPASIQNSISFSKNAFKCTDHDLKQLVLKCPAILYYSVPVLEERIQGLLKEGISVAQIRETPMVLELTPQIVQYRIRKLNSLGYRIKDGHLVNLNGTKKEFEANFGKIQAKKGRPLFNPVAPLNVEE, from the coding sequence ATGGTGGCAATTAGTCAATGGACTGCAGGCATGCTGTGGAAGTTGCTGATACGATCTCAGCCCTGCAGGCTGTGTTCTTTCAGAAAGATGCTATTGGCTTCAAAATACAGACCCTCTTTAGTACGCTTCACCTATACAACTGATCATCAatcaaacagagaaaataaaagaacagtggAAAAGCTCTCTAAATTTTCAGTGGACATCAGGAAAATTCGCAGATTAAAAGGATGGGTACTTTTTGAGGATAAAACCTATGTTGAAGAAATTGCAAATGTTTTACAACAACTAGGTGCTGATGAAGCGGCTATAGCCAGTATTTTGGAACGCTGCCCGGAAGCAATTGTCTGCAGTCCAACCACTTTTAACACCCAGAAAGAACTCTGGCAGTTGGTCTGCAAAAATGAGCAAGAGTTAGTCAAGTTAATAAAACAGTTTCCAGAATCTTTCTTTACTGTTAAAGACCAGGAAACCCAGAAGCTGAACATTCAGTTCTTTCAAGAGTTGGGACTCAAAGATGTGGTCATTAGCAGATTTTTGACAACTGCATCTAATATTTTCCTTAATCCTGttgagaaaaataagcaaatgataaGTATTCTCCAAGAGAGTTATCTAAATTTAGGTGGTTCCAAGGCCAACCTGAAAGTTTGGTTACTGAAATTATTAAGCCAAAATCCATTTATTTTGCTAAATTCTTCTGCAGCTATAAAGGAAACACTAGAATTTCTCCAGGAGCAAGGTTTCACAAACTCTGAAATTCTCCAGCTTCTATCCAAACtcaaaggatttctttttcaactttgcCCAGCAAGTATACAGAACAGCATCTCCTTctctaaaaatgcttttaaatgcacagatcatgacctgaagcaaTTAGTTTTGAAATGTCCTgccattttatattattctgttCCAGTTTTGGAAGAGAGGATTCAGGGATTACTGAAAGAAGGAATTTCCGTAGCTCAGATAAGAGAGACACCAATGGTGCTTGAATTAACTCCACAGATAGTACAGTAcaggataaggaaactgaattcCCTAGGTTATAGAATAAAGGACGGACATCTAGTAAATCTGAATGGAACAAAAAAAGAGTTTGAGGCTAACTTTGGCAAAATTCAGGCCAAAAAAGGAAGGCCATTATTTAACCCTGTGGCACCATTAAATGTTGAAGAGTAA